TTGTCGCGGCCGTTTCCCAGGACATTCGCGGCGTGCTGATGGTTCAGTTCCTGCCCCAGGAGTCGTGCAGCTTCGGCAACGAACTCATCGTCGGTCTGCGCGCCACGCGGGAGTTCAGCATGGTCCTCACGGCCGGCGTGGGAGGGACCAACACGGAACTGCTGGCCGAAAATTTCCGCAAGAACCGCAGCATCATTTCCGCCTCCACGGAACTCAACGACGGCGAATCCTTCTTCGAGCTTTTCCGGCGCACCGTGTCCTACAAGGTCCTGACGGGCAAGACGCGCGGCCAGAAGCGCGTGGTGGCCGACGAGCAGCTCATCGAATGCTTTTCGGCCTTCATCAAGGTCGGGAACCACTTCTCGCCCACCAGCACGGACGCGCCCTTCGTCATCGAGGAACTGGAAATCAACCCCTTCGCTTTCCAGGATTTCATGATGGTGCCCCTGGACGGCATGTGCCGCTTTTCCGAGCGGCCGCCTTCCTTCAAGGCCCCGCGGCCCGTGGAACGCATCGATTCGCTGCTGCACCCGCAGCGCATCGGGATCATCGGCGTGTCGACCTCGCGGCGCAACTTCGGTCGGGTCATCCTGCAGAACGTCCTGGCCCAGGGCTTTCCGGCCGGAAGCGTCACCGTGATCCACCCTTCAGCCGCCGAGGTGGATGGTGTGGCCTGCGTGCCGAGCCTGGCCGCGCTGCCGGCGCCCGTGGACCTCTTCGTGGTGGCCGTGGCCGCCGGGAGCGTTCCGGACCTCATCGAGGAGGTCCTGGAGACGGGCAAGGCCGGGTCCGTCCTGCTCATCCCCGGCGGTTTGGGCGAGACCCCGGACAGCCGGGACCTGGCCCGGCGCATCATGGAGCGCATCGACGAGGGGCACCGCCGCGGCGACGGTCCGGTCTTCCTCGGCGGCAACTCCATGGGAGTCATCTCCCATCCGGGGCGCTACGACACCTGGTTCATCCCCGAGGAGAAGCTGCCCAAGGCCCGTGGGCAACACCGCCGCAACTCGGCCTTCATCAGCCAGTCCGGGGCCTTCATGGCCACGCGCATGAGCCGCACGCCGGAGCTCGACCCGGCCTACCTCATCTCGATCGGCAACCAGAACGACCTGACCCTGGGCGACCTCATGGCCTATTTCAAGGGGCATCCGGACATGGACGTCGTCGGCGTCTACTGCGAGGGCTTCAACGACCTCGACGGCGTGGACTTCACCCGCGCCGTGCGCCAGGCGGTCCTGGCCGGCAAGGAGGTCGTCTTCTACAAGGCCGGCCGCACGCCAGAAGGCAAGACCGCGACCTCCAGCCACACGGCTTCCCTGGCCGGGGACTACACGGTCTGCGAGGCCTGCCTGACCCAGGCCGGGGCCATGGTGGCCAGGTCCTTCAACCAGTTCACGGAGCTGTGCATGCTGGCCAAGGGGCTGCACGGCAAGGCCATCGGCGGCAACCGCATGGGGGCGGTGTCTACGGCCGGGTACGAGGCCGTGGGCATGGCCGACAACATCAGCGCCGACGACTTCGAGCTGCGCATGGCCACCTTCGCGCCGGCAACGAGGGATCGCCTGGGGAGAGCCCTGGCCGCCTGCGGCCTGGACCGGCTGGTGGAGGTCAAGAACCCGCTGGACATCAACCCGGCCGCCACGGACGCCCTCTTCGTGGAGGTGGTGGAGGCCCTGGCCGCGGATGCGGGGGTGGACCTGGCCGTGATCGGCATGATCCCGCTGACGCCGTCCATGTCGTCCCTGGCCATGGACCTGAGCCAGAACATCGCCGAACGCATCGGCGACATCGCCAGGCAAAGCCCCAAGCCCCTGGTGGCGGTGGTCGACGGGG
This genomic interval from Desulfomicrobium escambiense DSM 10707 contains the following:
- a CDS encoding acetate--CoA ligase family protein gives rise to the protein MPVSRVATHIDFPAMTRLFQGAAAENRRFLFEHEVYDLLRNLGSETPPRTVLLRAGTRPADEELLSLPGDRVVLKIVSPYIVHKSDVGGVRVVPKQPDRIRSTWRRMMYEVAESYADRIERRPGHAPQRYSGLTGDALVAAVSQDIRGVLMVQFLPQESCSFGNELIVGLRATREFSMVLTAGVGGTNTELLAENFRKNRSIISASTELNDGESFFELFRRTVSYKVLTGKTRGQKRVVADEQLIECFSAFIKVGNHFSPTSTDAPFVIEELEINPFAFQDFMMVPLDGMCRFSERPPSFKAPRPVERIDSLLHPQRIGIIGVSTSRRNFGRVILQNVLAQGFPAGSVTVIHPSAAEVDGVACVPSLAALPAPVDLFVVAVAAGSVPDLIEEVLETGKAGSVLLIPGGLGETPDSRDLARRIMERIDEGHRRGDGPVFLGGNSMGVISHPGRYDTWFIPEEKLPKARGQHRRNSAFISQSGAFMATRMSRTPELDPAYLISIGNQNDLTLGDLMAYFKGHPDMDVVGVYCEGFNDLDGVDFTRAVRQAVLAGKEVVFYKAGRTPEGKTATSSHTASLAGDYTVCEACLTQAGAMVARSFNQFTELCMLAKGLHGKAIGGNRMGAVSTAGYEAVGMADNISADDFELRMATFAPATRDRLGRALAACGLDRLVEVKNPLDINPAATDALFVEVVEALAADAGVDLAVIGMIPLTPSMSSLAMDLSQNIAERIGDIARQSPKPLVAVVDGGEMYNPFAAMLREHGMPVFRDADRAVRALGLYVQARLGAENLRCRQGGDVGEEG